In the genome of Synergistaceae bacterium, one region contains:
- the buk gene encoding butyrate kinase, giving the protein MKIFAINPGSTSTKAALFEDTRCLWTETQRYDAPELSHFSSVMEQEEFRFVELSKILDAKGVKPSDLDAVVGRGGLLKPMQSGTYLVNERMLEDLRNMVWGAHASNLGACLAVRFAKASGKDIPAFIVDPVVVDELAEEARISGLPELPRISIFHALNQKAVARRVAAELKKKYEECNLIIAHMGGGVSVGAHEKGRVIDVNNALDGDGPMSPERSGSLPVGGLSILCYSGKYSLAEIEKMICGRGGLVAHLGTNDMREVEKLVAAGDAKATLVFDAMILQIAKEIGASAAVLRGQVDAVVLTGGLAYSEKLCEQITSKVKFIAPVLRHPGEDEMQALTEGAWRVLTKVESHKTYN; this is encoded by the coding sequence ATGAAAATTTTTGCCATCAATCCCGGCTCGACAAGCACGAAGGCGGCCCTCTTCGAGGACACTCGATGCCTGTGGACCGAAACCCAGCGTTATGACGCGCCCGAGCTCTCGCATTTTTCCAGCGTCATGGAGCAGGAGGAATTCCGCTTCGTCGAACTTTCGAAAATCCTTGACGCCAAAGGAGTGAAACCCTCGGACCTTGACGCGGTGGTTGGCCGCGGAGGACTTCTGAAACCCATGCAAAGCGGCACTTACCTCGTCAACGAACGGATGCTGGAGGACCTGCGCAATATGGTATGGGGCGCCCATGCCAGCAATCTCGGAGCATGTCTGGCCGTTCGCTTCGCCAAAGCCTCGGGGAAGGACATTCCAGCGTTCATCGTCGATCCCGTCGTCGTGGATGAACTGGCGGAGGAGGCTCGCATTTCGGGGCTGCCGGAGCTCCCGCGCATTTCCATCTTCCACGCCCTCAACCAAAAAGCCGTGGCGCGTCGAGTCGCCGCCGAGCTGAAAAAGAAATATGAAGAATGTAACCTCATCATCGCCCACATGGGCGGCGGCGTTTCCGTCGGAGCCCATGAAAAAGGACGTGTCATCGACGTCAACAACGCGCTGGACGGAGACGGCCCCATGTCGCCTGAACGTTCGGGCAGTCTGCCGGTGGGGGGCCTGAGCATCCTCTGCTACAGCGGGAAATACTCTCTGGCGGAAATTGAAAAGATGATCTGCGGCAGGGGCGGTCTGGTGGCTCACCTGGGCACCAATGACATGCGCGAGGTGGAAAAACTCGTGGCCGCGGGAGATGCAAAAGCAACCCTCGTCTTCGACGCCATGATCCTCCAGATCGCAAAAGAAATCGGAGCCTCCGCCGCCGTTCTCAGGGGCCAGGTGGACGCCGTCGTCCTCACCGGAGGGCTGGCCTACAGCGAAAAGCTCTGCGAACAGATCACGTCCAAAGTGAAATTCATCGCTCCCGTCCTGCGCCACCCCGGCGAGGATGAAATGCAGGCTTTGACGGAAGGGGCCTGGCGTGTCCTGACAAAGGTCGAGT
- a CDS encoding bifunctional enoyl-CoA hydratase/phosphate acetyltransferase yields MEQIRSLSQMVEEAKKLCAARGKKRISVAMAEDAGLISAIEEARKTGLVEATLVGNTAKVKACIAEAGAKESDYTIIDEKNEAKCGIVAVTEVSSKRADIYMKGQLHTDHFLRGMLNKEVGLRSGKVISHCYFHEIDGYDRIFFVADAAFNTYPDLKQKADILQNTVNFARALGVECPKVACLAAVELVNPDMPCTLDAAALVQMAQRGQLKNCLVDGPLALDNAISEEAAKIKKITSPVAGRADILLVPHIEAGNMLAKSIVYFSKNETAGIIIGAAAPVILTSRADSPRAKMLSIAAAVMISHAS; encoded by the coding sequence ATGGAACAAATTCGTTCACTTTCCCAGATGGTTGAGGAAGCCAAAAAACTTTGCGCAGCCAGGGGGAAAAAGCGCATTTCCGTCGCCATGGCAGAGGATGCGGGTCTTATTTCAGCAATTGAAGAAGCCCGTAAAACCGGTCTTGTGGAGGCTACGCTGGTAGGAAACACCGCGAAGGTCAAAGCCTGTATCGCAGAGGCGGGGGCCAAAGAAAGCGATTATACGATCATCGACGAAAAGAACGAAGCGAAATGCGGGATCGTTGCGGTGACGGAAGTTTCTTCAAAACGCGCCGACATTTACATGAAGGGACAGCTTCACACCGACCACTTTCTGCGGGGAATGCTGAACAAGGAAGTGGGGCTCCGCAGCGGCAAGGTCATTTCTCACTGTTACTTCCACGAGATTGACGGTTACGACCGCATCTTTTTCGTCGCCGACGCGGCGTTCAACACCTATCCCGATCTGAAGCAGAAGGCCGACATTCTCCAGAACACCGTCAACTTCGCCCGCGCGCTGGGCGTGGAGTGCCCGAAGGTCGCCTGTCTTGCGGCCGTGGAGCTCGTCAACCCCGACATGCCCTGCACCCTGGACGCGGCCGCCCTCGTGCAGATGGCTCAGCGCGGACAACTCAAAAACTGCCTTGTAGACGGCCCCCTGGCTTTGGACAACGCCATCAGCGAAGAGGCCGCGAAAATCAAAAAAATCACCTCCCCCGTCGCAGGCAGGGCGGACATTCTGCTCGTTCCCCACATTGAGGCGGGCAACATGCTCGCGAAGTCCATCGTCTACTTCTCGAAGAACGAGACGGCGGGTATCATCATCGGAGCGGCGGCCCCCGTCATCCTCACCAGCCGGGCAGACTCTCCCCGCGCCAAGATGCTTTCCATCGCCGCAGCCGTCATGATTTCCCACGCTTCCTGA
- the buk gene encoding butyrate kinase, which translates to MTYSVLTINPGSTSTKVAKFSGETVLWNETIRHTIEELAPFEHIADQFDFRLKTILNVIAKHRGGAGPEGADAVSGRGGIIDPLPGGTFLADERLVERLKLGKPWDHASNLGGILANALALRWNVPAFIVDPVCVDEMLPEAKITGLPDLPKDSFSHALNIKATVRRAASELGIPWDELRAVVAHLGGGITVVAHRRGRIIDTSNGTDFGPFSPSRTGGLPAGELARLCFSGRYAQKDFNRLVVSGGGVRAYLGTSDMREVGAKIKNGDEQAGLIYRALAWQVSKEIGAQAVSMGEPVDIILFTGGVAYDSDFVSLVEERVQWIAPCLIYAGEDEMLALAQGALRVLNGDEKAKNYGDYVLKN; encoded by the coding sequence ATGACGTACTCCGTTTTAACCATCAACCCGGGTTCCACCAGTACAAAAGTAGCGAAATTTTCCGGAGAAACGGTTCTCTGGAACGAGACGATCCGCCATACGATCGAAGAGCTCGCCCCTTTCGAGCATATCGCGGACCAGTTTGACTTCAGGCTGAAAACGATTCTGAACGTCATCGCAAAGCACCGCGGTGGCGCGGGGCCTGAAGGGGCGGACGCCGTCTCCGGACGCGGAGGGATCATCGATCCCCTGCCGGGAGGGACGTTTTTGGCGGACGAGCGCCTTGTGGAACGCCTGAAGCTCGGCAAGCCCTGGGACCACGCCTCCAACCTGGGGGGCATTCTGGCAAACGCGCTGGCCCTGCGATGGAACGTCCCGGCCTTCATCGTGGATCCCGTATGTGTGGACGAGATGCTGCCGGAGGCCAAAATCACGGGACTGCCCGACCTGCCCAAAGATTCCTTTTCTCACGCCCTCAACATCAAGGCCACCGTGCGCCGGGCCGCCAGTGAACTGGGAATCCCCTGGGATGAGCTGCGCGCCGTCGTGGCTCACCTGGGTGGAGGAATCACCGTGGTGGCCCACCGGCGGGGGCGCATCATCGACACGAGCAACGGCACCGATTTCGGCCCCTTCTCTCCCTCACGCACCGGCGGACTTCCCGCCGGCGAGCTGGCTCGTCTCTGCTTCAGCGGCCGGTACGCTCAAAAAGACTTCAACCGCCTGGTCGTGTCAGGAGGCGGAGTGAGGGCTTATCTGGGAACCAGCGACATGCGCGAAGTGGGCGCGAAAATCAAAAACGGCGACGAACAGGCGGGGCTCATCTATCGCGCTCTGGCCTGGCAGGTCTCGAAGGAAATCGGAGCTCAGGCCGTTTCCATGGGAGAGCCCGTCGATATTATCCTTTTCACGGGCGGCGTCGCCTACGACTCTGATTTCGTCAGCCTTGTCGAGGAACGCGTGCAGTGGATCGCCCCCTGCCTCATCTACGCGGGCGAAGACGAAATGCTGGCCCTGGCTCAGGGGGCGCTCCGAGTTTTGAACGGGGACGAAAAAGCAAAAAATTACGGAGACTATGTTCTAAAAAATTAA
- a CDS encoding aminotransferase class IV: MKLCYIDKRFVSPTEALLPVTDLIIQRGIGVFESISTWRKRPLMLTPHLERLLTGAKNSYIHPPLGIEEMREIIREGISKLDEELLIKAYLSGGDVFDRVRGFTEPRFFVTFEALDIPPASLYENGIRLEPIDDGRNDPSTKSIDYRRAYTLSPYDEHAEILYCPEGEITESGHSSFFLCIGDTLLTAPLTRVLKGTTRQAVIDLAYRAGLNVEERCPLLTELPQASEAFITGSVKKILPVVRIGAQIIGNGRPGPWTRRLSDLYLEHIEEWLE; this comes from the coding sequence ATGAAACTGTGTTACATTGACAAACGGTTCGTCAGTCCAACGGAGGCTCTGCTTCCCGTAACAGATCTCATTATCCAGCGCGGCATCGGCGTTTTCGAGTCCATAAGCACCTGGCGGAAACGTCCGCTCATGCTGACGCCGCACCTGGAACGTCTCCTGACAGGCGCGAAAAATTCCTATATTCATCCTCCTCTGGGCATCGAGGAAATGCGGGAAATTATCCGTGAGGGAATCTCCAAACTGGACGAGGAGCTCCTGATCAAAGCCTACCTTTCCGGCGGCGACGTGTTCGACCGGGTGCGCGGCTTCACGGAGCCCCGCTTTTTCGTCACCTTCGAGGCGCTGGACATCCCCCCGGCATCGCTCTATGAAAACGGAATCCGCCTGGAACCCATTGACGACGGACGAAATGATCCCTCCACCAAAAGTATCGACTACCGCCGGGCCTACACGCTTTCTCCCTATGACGAACACGCGGAGATTCTGTACTGCCCCGAGGGCGAAATCACGGAGAGCGGCCACAGCTCGTTCTTCCTCTGCATCGGCGACACCCTGCTGACGGCCCCTCTGACCCGCGTTCTGAAGGGAACCACCCGACAGGCCGTCATCGATCTGGCGTACAGGGCGGGGCTGAACGTGGAGGAACGCTGTCCCCTGCTGACGGAACTGCCTCAGGCCAGCGAAGCCTTCATCACGGGCAGCGTCAAAAAAATTCTTCCCGTGGTTCGTATCGGCGCGCAGATTATCGGCAACGGACGTCCAGGCCCCTGGACCCGTCGCCTGTCGGATCTTTATCTGGAACACATCGAAGAATGGCTTGAATGA
- a CDS encoding ankyrin repeat domain-containing protein, with protein sequence MKENKKSLLELLSVPGRSDAILEAIREGADVNETSENGFTPLMMAAVLNDEPSVVEALIDAGADIDAETREGMTALMWALLTETRDPDDARLGEFIQRDRRRAETATLLVKRGASLDVTCYSPRRKRWTPLLFATLDPDRNAAVISHMLTAGAWADPRTEEGLTPLFHAAAFGRFSGTLHDLIQAGAEVNARGNQEGREGWTPLFYALNSPCKSLPVVEELLKNGAAVNMLSDAGQTPLFFAALIEDTPAFVHLLLKAGADVHVQDKNGCTAVDCALSRNSKNVVSLLRKAEAAKNTTPL encoded by the coding sequence ATGAAGGAAAACAAAAAATCTCTCCTGGAGCTTTTGTCCGTTCCGGGACGGAGTGACGCGATTCTGGAGGCGATTCGCGAAGGGGCCGACGTCAACGAAACCAGCGAAAACGGCTTCACGCCCCTGATGATGGCGGCCGTTCTGAACGACGAACCCTCCGTGGTCGAGGCTCTGATCGACGCGGGAGCCGACATCGACGCGGAAACACGGGAGGGAATGACCGCTCTGATGTGGGCCCTGCTGACTGAAACCCGGGATCCGGACGACGCCCGCCTCGGCGAGTTTATCCAGCGGGACCGGCGGCGGGCTGAAACGGCGACCCTCCTCGTCAAAAGAGGGGCCAGTCTCGACGTCACCTGCTACTCTCCGCGGCGGAAGAGGTGGACGCCCCTTCTGTTCGCCACACTGGATCCCGACCGAAACGCGGCGGTCATCTCTCACATGCTGACGGCGGGAGCCTGGGCCGATCCCCGCACGGAGGAGGGACTCACCCCTCTCTTTCACGCGGCGGCCTTTGGACGGTTTTCCGGAACGCTTCACGACCTGATCCAGGCCGGAGCCGAGGTCAACGCCAGGGGAAATCAGGAGGGCCGGGAAGGATGGACGCCCCTTTTCTACGCCCTGAACAGCCCCTGCAAAAGTCTGCCGGTGGTGGAAGAACTTCTCAAAAACGGAGCCGCGGTGAACATGCTCTCGGATGCCGGACAGACGCCTCTTTTTTTCGCCGCCCTCATTGAAGACACTCCGGCTTTCGTTCACCTCCTGCTGAAGGCGGGAGCCGACGTCCACGTTCAGGACAAAAACGGCTGTACCGCCGTCGACTGCGCCCTGTCCCGAAACAGCAAAAACGTCGTCAGCCTCCTCCGAAAAGCGGAAGCGGCGAAAAACACGACGCCCCTGTGA
- a CDS encoding peptidylprolyl isomerase — MTSLFRALSAVIVPVCLLAVVLPAGRAFAGERPVAVFETTLGTFRAELFTDLAPKTAQNFIDLAQKNFYDGVIFHRVIDNFMIQGGDPTGTGRGGPGYTIPDEFGPGLKHDRPGLLSMANAGPNSGGSQFFVTLVPTPWLDGKHAIFGSVVEGMDVVKAIGKTKVGPGDRPVIDVVMKTVTIEMPEAK; from the coding sequence TTGACGTCTCTGTTTCGAGCTTTGTCCGCCGTGATCGTTCCGGTGTGTCTTTTAGCGGTGGTCCTGCCGGCGGGGAGGGCTTTTGCCGGAGAGCGTCCGGTGGCTGTTTTTGAAACGACTCTCGGGACGTTCCGCGCGGAGCTTTTCACGGATCTCGCCCCAAAAACGGCGCAGAACTTCATCGATCTCGCTCAGAAAAATTTCTACGACGGAGTCATCTTCCATCGGGTCATCGATAATTTTATGATTCAGGGCGGGGACCCCACAGGCACGGGGCGGGGCGGTCCCGGATACACGATTCCCGACGAGTTCGGCCCCGGCCTGAAGCACGACAGGCCCGGCCTGCTGTCCATGGCCAACGCGGGCCCCAACAGCGGAGGTTCCCAGTTCTTCGTCACGCTGGTTCCCACTCCCTGGCTGGATGGCAAGCACGCGATTTTCGGCTCGGTGGTGGAGGGTATGGACGTGGTGAAGGCCATCGGCAAAACAAAGGTGGGCCCCGGTGACAGGCCCGTGATCGACGTCGTCATGAAAACGGTCACGATTGAAATGCCGGAGGCGAAATAG
- the kdsA gene encoding 3-deoxy-8-phosphooctulonate synthase — translation MDGPKPDYRLKNFTIGNGELTLMAGPCSLESLELGLEVARVMKRLCEERGVGCIFKASFDKANRTSIHSWRGPGIVRGLEELAQIKKELDVPVVTDIHEPWQAAQAAEVADVLQIPAFLCRQTDLLTAAASTGKILNIKKAQFLAPEDMKNVVEKCREAGNDRVLLCERGTMMGYRQLVVDMRSLVTMRALGCPVVFDATHSVQKPGAMGGVSGGDREMALPLARAAAAVGIDVLFVETHPDPASAKSDGPNMIPLSEMGAFLDQVLAIHRVRQALRQQEGGTVCGGAETALGA, via the coding sequence ATGGATGGCCCGAAACCGGATTACAGGCTCAAAAACTTTACGATAGGAAACGGCGAACTGACGCTGATGGCGGGGCCCTGCTCTCTGGAAAGCCTGGAGCTGGGGCTGGAGGTGGCCCGCGTCATGAAGCGCCTTTGTGAGGAAAGAGGCGTCGGCTGCATCTTCAAGGCCTCCTTCGACAAGGCCAACCGCACGTCGATCCACTCATGGCGGGGCCCTGGAATCGTTCGCGGGCTTGAGGAGCTTGCGCAGATCAAAAAAGAACTGGATGTCCCGGTGGTGACGGACATTCACGAACCCTGGCAGGCCGCGCAGGCCGCGGAGGTGGCGGACGTCCTGCAGATTCCCGCGTTTCTCTGCCGTCAGACGGATCTGCTGACGGCTGCCGCGTCTACGGGAAAAATCCTGAATATCAAGAAAGCGCAGTTTCTGGCCCCCGAGGACATGAAAAACGTGGTCGAGAAATGCCGGGAGGCGGGGAACGACCGCGTGCTGCTCTGCGAACGGGGGACCATGATGGGGTATCGTCAGCTCGTGGTGGACATGCGCTCGCTGGTGACGATGCGCGCTCTGGGCTGTCCCGTGGTTTTCGACGCCACCCACAGCGTCCAGAAACCGGGGGCGATGGGCGGCGTCAGCGGAGGCGACCGGGAAATGGCGCTGCCTCTGGCCCGGGCTGCTGCTGCTGTGGGCATTGACGTTTTGTTTGTGGAAACTCATCCCGACCCCGCTTCTGCCAAAAGCGACGGCCCCAACATGATTCCCCTCTCTGAAATGGGAGCGTTTTTGGATCAGGTTCTGGCGATTCATCGGGTTCGGCAGGCCCTGCGTCAACAGGAGGGAGGGACCGTCTGCGGTGGAGCTGAAACTGCCCTGGGAGCGTGA
- a CDS encoding KpsF/GutQ family sugar-phosphate isomerase — translation MKLPWEREALACTDDELLTIGKNVLRSEAGELLRAAEGPCEGLVQAARVIFACPGRVVVVGMGKSGHVGGKFAATLASLGTPAFFLHAAEALHGDLGMVRSEDVGVFLSNSGTTAEVLAILPWFSRLGAPVIAVTGATDSPLAQHSDVVIDSGVTREADPLALAPTSSTTMQMALGDALAGMVTRLRGLSREDFAAFHPGGALGRRLLTRVADVMGTGDRLPRVSRNVSVKDALFEMTRKKYGSTCVVDEEGRLAGFFTDGDLRRLLEKNGVEALNRKIEEFMTRTPCTITANRLAVEAVRIMREREISALIVVEAMERGEVAEDKEDSAGLRPVGLVHFHELLAAGLA, via the coding sequence CTGAAACTGCCCTGGGAGCGTGAAGCCCTCGCCTGTACGGACGACGAACTGCTGACAATCGGAAAAAATGTCCTTCGCAGCGAGGCCGGAGAGCTGCTGCGGGCGGCGGAAGGTCCCTGCGAAGGGCTGGTTCAGGCTGCCCGGGTGATCTTTGCGTGTCCGGGACGGGTGGTCGTCGTGGGGATGGGGAAATCCGGGCATGTGGGAGGCAAGTTTGCCGCCACTCTGGCCTCCCTGGGAACTCCGGCTTTTTTTCTCCACGCCGCGGAGGCCCTGCACGGCGATCTGGGCATGGTGCGCAGCGAGGACGTGGGCGTTTTCCTCAGCAACAGCGGGACCACGGCGGAGGTTCTGGCGATTCTTCCCTGGTTCAGCCGGCTGGGCGCGCCGGTGATCGCCGTCACCGGCGCGACGGATTCCCCTTTGGCCCAACATTCGGATGTGGTCATTGATTCGGGAGTGACCCGTGAAGCGGACCCCCTGGCCCTTGCTCCCACCAGCAGCACGACGATGCAGATGGCCCTGGGCGATGCGCTGGCCGGCATGGTGACGCGCCTTCGGGGCCTGAGCCGGGAGGATTTCGCGGCTTTTCATCCGGGGGGAGCCCTCGGCCGCCGACTGCTGACCAGGGTCGCCGACGTGATGGGGACCGGAGACCGCCTTCCCAGGGTGTCCCGGAATGTGTCGGTGAAAGACGCGCTTTTCGAAATGACTCGCAAAAAATACGGGTCCACCTGTGTGGTGGACGAAGAGGGGAGACTGGCGGGATTTTTTACGGATGGCGATCTGCGCCGGCTGCTGGAAAAAAATGGAGTGGAGGCCCTGAATCGAAAAATCGAGGAGTTCATGACGCGAACGCCCTGTACGATCACGGCCAATCGTCTGGCGGTGGAGGCCGTACGTATCATGAGAGAGCGTGAAATCAGCGCGCTGATTGTGGTGGAGGCCATGGAAAGAGGAGAAGTGGCGGAAGATAAAGAGGACTCCGCGGGGTTGAGGCCGGTGGGGCTCGTTCACTTTCACGAACTGCTGGCGGCGGGGCTGGCCTGA